The Lactobacillus acidophilus DNA segment TAATGGTTGATATAGATCAAGTTAGCTTGAAAAAATTAGATATTTCATTAAGTAGTTTAGATTCTTTGAAAAGAAGAGGTATTACTGGGTTAAGAATTGATGACAAGTTAGCGCCTAAGCAGATTGCTGAATTATCGCAAAAAATTGAAATTGGAATAAACGGAAGTACTTTTACAGAAGAAGAGTTAAAGCAATTGGGTACTTTCAATGCAGAAATGAAAAATATTCAGGCATGGTTTAATTTTTATCCATGTCCTGATACAGGTATTAGTCGACAATTTTTAGAAAACAGACGCAAATGTTTAAACAATATGGGCTGAAGGTACAAGCATTTTTCGCTGGGGATGAAAATCTACGAGGACCATTACACGAAGGATTACCAACTTTGGAGTATCAAAGAAATTATGATCCCTTAGCTAGTATTTTAGAATTAAAAGAATTAGGAGCTGATTTACTTTATTTGGGAGATCCAGGAATAAGTGATAAAGCTCTTGATCAGATAAAGAATTATCAAGAAACGGACAGTATTATTCTTTATACGAAACAAGCAGAAAATATTTCTGAAGAAATGTACAATTATATTCTAGGGAAACACAACCAGCGTCCTGATCCTGCAGAACATGTTGTCCGTTGTGAAGATTCACGGATGCATGCTGCACCAAGGATTACTCCAGAAAATACAATTTTAAGAGAAGTGGGGAGCATTACTTTAAACAATTGTCTTTATGAGCGATATGCGGGAGAAATTCAACTAGTTAAAGATGCTCTCACTATGAATAAGAAGGTAAATGTAGTTGGAAAAGTGACTAATGGCTCTCTTCCTTTAATCGATTTGATTAAACCAAGTCAGAAATTTTATCTATTTAAAGAATAGGAAATAAATATGCAAAACATTTTTTCAATAATTAAAGGTAAAAAATCACAATTACCTAAAAAAGAACAACTCTTAGGCGATTATATTATTGCAAATCCTGAAAATGTTATTTCTTCCTCAATTCAAAAACTTTCTAAAGATACAGGTATTAGTACTGCAACTATCGTCCGTTTTTGTCGAGAAATTGGTACTAATGGATTCAGTGATTTAAAGCTGCAATTAGTTGCTGCACAGTCAAGTGTAAATAATAATGATTATCACGAATTTGATGCAGGAGAAGGTATTGCTGCAATTAAGAATACTATGGCCGCTCGCTTTGAAAGTGCCATTGAAGCCACACAAAGCGGACTGAATGATAATAGTGTGGAAAAAGCTGTTCGAAAAATTTATAATTCTTCTTCAATTTTAGTTTATGGGGCTGGTGCTTCTGGAATAGTTGCTAGTGATATGTATCAAAAATTTATGCGTGTCGGTAAAAATATTAATTATATATCCGATTTACATGTAGCTTTGGCTCAGTTGGCTTCTTTTACATCAGATGATCTATTAATTTTGATTAGTAATGATGGTAAGACTACAGAAGTCAGTGACATTCAGAAAGTGGCTGATAAATTTGGTATCCCCACACTGCTTTTAACAGCTAATCCACGCTCATTTGTTGCTAAAAAAGCAGATTTAGTTTTATTAACTCAGGATATTGGTGAGCCTTCAATTAGGTCTGGAGCTACAACTTCATTAATAAGTCAGATGTTTGTGGTAGATGTGCTCGTATTTTCATATGTATCAGTACATTCTGATGAGGTACTTAAGAAGTTGAAGCGGTCTAATGAAGCTACTGCTATTCATAAAAATAGTAGGAAATAGGCAGGTATTTATCCATGTTTACGAAGAGTAAATAATTTATACAAAATATCTTTTTCACCCTGTATCAATTCTTCCAAGTATAACTCAAGAATTGCATTGCCAATGTCGCTCTAAGGTTCAGCTTATTGATCAATTAGATCAACTTTAAGATGAGTTAAAGAACTTATATGATTTTGTGCAAGGTGCTTGGCATTAATGTATAAAAATAAAAAAAGATCAAACATGTGTGAAATCACCATGCTTGATCTTTTTTTATGACATAGTTTTAATATCATAATTTATCTATTATGAAACTAGGAAAATTGTATTTGATGATTAATTTAATTAAGGAGGTGATGGTATAAAATTAGAAATTAATAGTTCTAATGATCAGTCTCGATGGCAAACTTTTATCCTAGCTACCATAGGTGAAACTAATTGAATTAATTTGAAAAACAACTTTAATTGTCATTCAGTAAAATAATTAGTTATGTGCATAGTTACGTTAATTAAAGTTCCGTTGTTCAAAGATTCAACTTTTAGTATTAATTTTTGTTTAGATGATCAAAGTTAAAACGTGTAAGGCGTAATGGTGTCAGGGCATTTCACCATTAAATTTAAAACTGATATTAATGAAAATGTTAATCTTATTGCTTGATATAATTGTGCTCCCTAAAATGTTAAATAATAATCATCAATTTTTATCAGAAGATAATTTTATAGTTGATTTAATATCGGAAAAAATTAACTTTACATGATTTAATAAAAGATCTATACATGTTTATCCTTAAAAGCAAAACAATAAATAAAGTTTTATGTGCTGATTTCTTAAAATAATTCCCATTTAGTAAATAATGAAAAAGCAAAAAGATTTGGTAATTGTATAGTAATGAAGTTTAGATGTTAATAACGCTGTTATTGCCAGTATTCACATTCCTCGTAGTGTTATTTCTTAAGTTAAAGTGAGTACGTTATTGCATTAAAAGAGAGTAATCTCAAGACTTCTTATTATTACTATTTCAAATGTTCTTAATGTGACAATTGCTGTAATGACTATAGTAGTTATGTTAGTGTGGGCTACTAATTTGTAGAAGACAAACTATAAGTTAATGTCTTTTGGGGATATATGATGTTATATTCTTTTACTTTAAATTAAGTTATATAGGCATAAATTTAGTAATTGTGGTTAGGTTATCTCAAAAACTAATTCATAAAAACAGAATAATTCCTAAGAAATTCTATTGGTTCTGTGAGCATAACTTAAAATTTAAATTATAGGTAGTTGTTTAAAGTTAAAAAAGTGCAAATTGAAATCCATACTTATGCAGGAAGTTGTACCGGTCAGTCCTGGAAATCTTAACAATCCAGAACCGGATACATCGTTAACTTTGGATAAACTAATAGCCGCTAAAATAACCTTAACACTCTCTGTAATAAGTCAGTTAGCTTTGATTGAATCAGAAGAAGTTGATCCGATAAAACAATCCAAATAAACCTAATCATACGAATCCCAAAATGCTAATGCTGTAAGCTTAAATATTTTAGTAACAAATATGACTGACTAATCCGAAAATTAGTAAGCATAATTGAATGAGAAATCGTTGATTTTCAAAATTTAAGTTAGTTATTATCGACTGGTAGTAAGGCTTTTGTGTCAGTAATTGAATTTGATGAAATTTTAAAGAATAAGAGTTTGTATGAACTATCAAAACCTTCGTAAATTGAACTTCTAAAAAATCAACATATTTATATATTTCTAGGCTAAATACTTCAAGAAACTTAATTTTACGTAGTGAAAAATCTACGTTTGATAGATATATTCTTTAATTCTATCAATTATTTTTATCCGAATAACACTCATAAATTATAATAGTTTATCGTCAAAGTCTACGTTAAAGCTATCAATACGTGCAATAGGAGTCTGATAGTCTAACATATAAGAATTTTATCCCATATACGGATGTGTAAATTTGTACTTATTATAAAGGTTCGGTGCAACCAATGGATGCTGAAGTTCTAAGAATACTGCGTAAAAATAATAAGTCTCAAGATTGGGGAAAAATAAATAAAAAATTACATCCTAAGATTGTAAAATATGTTGATGGCAAACCAGTGTATCAATTTTTTGATACGCTGAATGACAATTCTTTTGAAAAAAATGGACAATTAATTTCGATTAGGACACAACCAGTAAATAGTTTTGTTCCATATCATGTACATAATTACGTTGAAATGATGGTGGTCTTGTCGGGAAGATGTGTTATAAAAACCCAGAGCGAATCGATTACTCTTATCCAAGATGAAATTATGATCATTGGATGTAAGACGATTCATAAAATTAAACCCATCAATGATGAGACAATCGTAGTGGAAATTGCTTTAAAAAGAACGGCTTTTTCACTAAGAGATCTAACATTTCTAACGCATTCACGTGATGCTCAATCTGTATCTTCTACTGTATTTTTCCTTTTATCTAATGACGATTCGTATGGAGCTTTCAACGTGTTTCACACACAACATGATGTAAATGTTGTTAACAAAGTTAATAATATTATTCGTGAGTATTATCGTCCCGATAACTATAGTAACCAGGTTATTAAGTTTAAAATATTAGAATTATTTATTCGTTTAGTTAGGTTGGCATCGAAAGGTCCCATACTTCAAACACAGAAAGAAGATCATAAAAATAACGAAGTAGATGCGCTAACTTTGCTCCTTTATATTGAAAAAAACTATAAAACTGTGACTTTGAAAAGTATGGCTAAGCATTTCAAGTTTCATCCTAATTATTTATCTTCTATTTTAAAAAGAAAGACCGGGTATACTTTCATTAAATTGGTTCATTTGCAACGTATAAATGTAGCCGCAGAATATTTATCGCTTACAGATATATCAATTGAAAGTATTTCGTTAGCGGTAGGGTATGAAGATCCATCATGTTTCTATAAAATTTTTAGAAATCATATGGGCTGCTCGCCAAGAGAATATCGCCAAAGGCAAGCAGCATGAATAGTGAGTAGAGAATTAGGCCAAGCAATTGTTGCTTGGTCTTTTTTTATTCTTTTGAGTGCTCTATTAACAGAAATGCTTAAAAAACTAATAAAATATGTGAAAGCAACATGTTCAATCTTTATTTACAACATAGTGTAAGTTGTTATTTTTATCTATCATAAGATATGGATAGATAAGAATATTTAAACAGGATGTTAAAGGAAAAATTGAGTTGGAATAATTACAAAAGGTTAAATCTATGCTTATTTGTGAATTTTGCAAATACTTTTAAAGCATTTTTTGTGACTAATTTAGTTAAACAAGATAAAATTAATATCTAGAAATAAAATAACATGTTTATCTAAAATTTGAATAAAAACTTATAAAAATTAATTTTACGTAGTAAATAAATGTGTGTCTGAATAGATATATTAACATCTCTTACCCTTGTTATCTAATAACATTTGGCCGCTAATATATAGTTTATCCATTAAATATAAATAAAATCGTAGTAAAACGCATAATAATTGTGTCTATTTAACAGATACTTTAAAACTATTTTTAAAGTTGTACTTAATAAAGGCTCGGTGTTGATGATGAATGCTGAAATCTTAAAAGTACTACGTAAAAATAATGATTTTCAAAATTGGGAAGAAATAAAAAATAGATTACATCCCATAATTATAAAGCATGTTGAGGGTGAGCCTGTATATCAATTTTTTGACACATTAAATGATAATTCTTTTGAAAAAAATGGACAATTAATTTCCCTTTCAACTCAGCCTATAAATAGCTTTGTTCCGTATCATATACATAATTATGTTGAAATGATGGTAGTTTTGTCAGGTAGTTGTGTTATAAAAACAGCTAACGAAGCTATAACTCTCAATGAGAATGAAATTATCATTATCGGGTGTAAAACAATACATAAAGTTGAACCTATTGATGATAAGACAATTATGATAAAAATCGCCTTAAAAAGAGCAGC contains these protein-coding regions:
- a CDS encoding MurR/RpiR family transcriptional regulator, with product MQNIFSIIKGKKSQLPKKEQLLGDYIIANPENVISSSIQKLSKDTGISTATIVRFCREIGTNGFSDLKLQLVAAQSSVNNNDYHEFDAGEGIAAIKNTMAARFESAIEATQSGLNDNSVEKAVRKIYNSSSILVYGAGASGIVASDMYQKFMRVGKNINYISDLHVALAQLASFTSDDLLILISNDGKTTEVSDIQKVADKFGIPTLLLTANPRSFVAKKADLVLLTQDIGEPSIRSGATTSLISQMFVVDVLVFSYVSVHSDEVLKKLKRSNEATAIHKNSRK
- a CDS encoding AraC family transcriptional regulator; the protein is MDAEVLRILRKNNKSQDWGKINKKLHPKIVKYVDGKPVYQFFDTLNDNSFEKNGQLISIRTQPVNSFVPYHVHNYVEMMVVLSGRCVIKTQSESITLIQDEIMIIGCKTIHKIKPINDETIVVEIALKRTAFSLRDLTFLTHSRDAQSVSSTVFFLLSNDDSYGAFNVFHTQHDVNVVNKVNNIIREYYRPDNYSNQVIKFKILELFIRLVRLASKGPILQTQKEDHKNNEVDALTLLLYIEKNYKTVTLKSMAKHFKFHPNYLSSILKRKTGYTFIKLVHLQRINVAAEYLSLTDISIESISLAVGYEDPSCFYKIFRNHMGCSPREYRQRQAA
- a CDS encoding DUF871 domain-containing protein codes for the protein MYNYILGKHNQRPDPAEHVVRCEDSRMHAAPRITPENTILREVGSITLNNCLYERYAGEIQLVKDALTMNKKVNVVGKVTNGSLPLIDLIKPSQKFYLFKE